A stretch of the Cervus canadensis isolate Bull #8, Minnesota chromosome 16, ASM1932006v1, whole genome shotgun sequence genome encodes the following:
- the C16H5orf47 gene encoding uncharacterized protein C5orf47 homolog isoform X2: MAAARRELQRDRARFVYVTRFGSHQCGGVLPLGGRRAQGPRHAGLKDGHSQEKPRAAAPPSPGLTQKNLAKKFDFPIPLSETSKIMKKNKKIQKIQNESSCHLLV; this comes from the exons ATGGCAGCGGCACGCCGGGAGCTGCAGCGGGACCGGGCGCGCTTCGTCTACGTGACCCGCTTCGGCTCGCACCAGTGTGGCGGCGTCCTTCCGCTGGGCGGCCGCAGGGCCCAGGGCCCGAGGCACGCCGGGCTCAAGGACGGCCACAGCCAGGAGAAGCCGCGGGCGGCAGCGCCGCCGAGTCCAG gtttaaCCCAGAAGAATTTAGCTAAAAAGTTTGACTTCCCCATACCTTTGAGTGAAACTTCCAAAATaatgaagaagaacaaaaag ATTCAAAAGATACAAAATGAATCTTCCTGTCATCTTCTG GTTTAA
- the C16H5orf47 gene encoding uncharacterized protein C5orf47 homolog isoform X1 encodes MAAARRELQRDRARFVYVTRFGSHQCGGVLPLGGRRAQGPRHAGLKDGHSQEKPRAAAPPSPGLTQKNLAKKFDFPIPLSETSKIMKKNKKVLVWNGVYKIISKMLKENEKYRLRLKCQQLSSENSKDTK; translated from the exons ATGGCAGCGGCACGCCGGGAGCTGCAGCGGGACCGGGCGCGCTTCGTCTACGTGACCCGCTTCGGCTCGCACCAGTGTGGCGGCGTCCTTCCGCTGGGCGGCCGCAGGGCCCAGGGCCCGAGGCACGCCGGGCTCAAGGACGGCCACAGCCAGGAGAAGCCGCGGGCGGCAGCGCCGCCGAGTCCAG gtttaaCCCAGAAGAATTTAGCTAAAAAGTTTGACTTCCCCATACCTTTGAGTGAAACTTCCAAAATaatgaagaagaacaaaaag GTTTTAGTATGGAATGGAGTGtacaaaatcatttcaaaaatgcttaaagaaaatgagaaatacagaCTTAGGCTGAAATGCCAACAGTTGTCTAGTGAAA ATTCAAAAGATACAAAATGA